CTTGCACCTATAACCCTATTTTCTAACAAGGTAAAATCCCTAGATGAGCTTGAAGAAGGGGCAAGGATTGCTATACCTGATGACCCATCAAATGGAGCTAGGGCCCTATTCTTGCTAAGAGATGCTGGTCTAATCGAAGTAGACGGAGAAGCAGGCGATATTATAGGACTTGAAAATATCACTGCCAATTCAAAAAACCTAGAGATAATAGAAATGGATGCATCAGAAACAGCTAGAAGCCTTGATGATGTAGACGCAGCAGTTGTCAATGACACCTTTGCCCTAGATGCTGGTCTTGATAGGGATACAGCAATCTATGTAGAAGATCCAAAGAGTGAATCAGTTAAGCAATATATAAACATAATTGCAGCTAGAAAAGAAGACGAAAACAATGAAACCTACAAAGAATTTGTAAAATACTACCAAACAGAAGAAACCAAAGCCGACTATGAGAGGATCACAAAGGGAGCTTGGATACCAGCTTGGTAAAATCAAAAGGACCTGGCCCTTGCTGGGTCCTTTTATAAAAGAAAGGTAAATACTTATGCAAATCATAAAAGATAATAAATCATCCTTTATCCTGCTCTTGTCTATGATAATAGGTGGGGCCTTGGGCCTGGGACTAGGAGAAAAAGCCAGCATCTTTAAGCCCATAGCAGATATATTTTTAAACCTACTTTTTGTAT
This window of the Anaerococcus mediterraneensis genome carries:
- a CDS encoding MetQ/NlpA family ABC transporter substrate-binding protein — its product is MKLITKLALGLGLVATLTACGNNADKKEEVKEEAKTESAEKTETAKSTDPINIKIGVVGEYNEVLEEVIKRYEEGTGNTVELVKFADYAQPNEALLSGDIDLNAYQHYKFLKEFNEDKGSDLISIGDTMLAPITLFSNKVKSLDELEEGARIAIPDDPSNGARALFLLRDAGLIEVDGEAGDIIGLENITANSKNLEIIEMDASETARSLDDVDAAVVNDTFALDAGLDRDTAIYVEDPKSESVKQYINIIAARKEDENNETYKEFVKYYQTEETKADYERITKGAWIPAW